In a genomic window of Helianthus annuus cultivar XRQ/B chromosome 10, HanXRQr2.0-SUNRISE, whole genome shotgun sequence:
- the LOC110886032 gene encoding zinc finger protein CONSTANS-LIKE 10 has product MGYNCDYCGEARSMVYCRSDAAYLCLSCDRDVHSANPLSQRHMRTLVCDVCNSQPAVVRCEDEKQSFCQNCDWVSHNGDNIDASTHNRQTLNCYSGCPSATELSSIWFFMSESCEQEMGSMSIVDDNTQEPSGNSKIQDSSVNIEASKVVDDGLYDDYTMDEVDMNIENYEEMFGVGHNDPKHLFAKDGIDSLFGKKDQTKESANTVQPECSNAASMDSLMSCKTEPSPCYAHQQTNISFSSLTGESSGGEYQDCGASSVAPMGEPPWCTTRSDAVLRYKEKKKMRKFEKRVRYQTRKARADVRKRVKGRFIKAGDAYDYDPMTETRSF; this is encoded by the exons ATGGGTTACAATTGTGATTACTGTGGAGAGGCAAGATCAATGGTGTATTGTCGATCGGATGCAGCCTACTTATGTTTATCGTGTGATCGCGATGTTCATTCTGCGAATCCGCTGTCCCAACGCCACATGAGAACACTCGTGTGTGACGTGTGTAATTCGCAGCCTGCGGTCGTTAGATGTGAGGATGAGAAGCAATCTTTTTGTCAGAATTGTGATTGGGTAAGTCATAATGGAGATAATATTGATGCGAGTACGCATAATCGACAGACGTTGAACTGTTATTCGGGATGCCCTTCAGCTACCGAACTTTCTTCGATTTGGTTCTTTATGTCGGAATCTTGTGAGCAAGAAATGGGTTCAATGAGCATTGTGGATGACAACACACAAGAACCTTCGGGAAACAGCAAGATTCAAGATTCATCGGTAAACATTGAGGCCAGCAAAGTGGTTGATGATGGGCTCTACGATGACTACACGATGGATGAAGTTGACATGAACATCGAGAATTACGAAGAAATGTTTGGTGTCGGGCATAACGACCCAAAACATCTTTTTGCAAAAGACGGGATTGATAGCTTGTTTGGCAAGAAAGATCAAACAAAG GAGTCTGCAAATACGGTACAACCAGAATGCAGTAACGCAGCCTCGATGGATTCATTAATGAGCTGCAAAACCGAACCGAGCCCATGTTATGCACATCAACAGACTAATATTTCATTTTCGAGTCTAACTGGCGAGAGTAGTGGCGGTGAATATCAAGATTGTGGGGCTTCTTCTGTGGCTCCAATGGGTGAGCCGCCTTGGTGCACCACCAGAAGTGATGCGGTTCTTCGTTACAAGGAAAAAAAGAAGATGCGAAA ATTTGAGAAGCGAGTAAGGTATCAAACACGAAAGGCGAGAGCTGATGTGAGAAAACGTGTGAAGGGGCGGTTTATTAAGGCAGGGGATGCTTATGATTATGATCCCATGACTGAAACAAGAAGCTTCTGA